The genome window aataataataattataaacagacacttaatatagcgcattattacgaagagcctcaatgcgctttacaacaaaatatacatgcataaaaaacattaaaagaacCAACACGCCTAAGAATACAGTCAGAAGGAGAGCAAAACATGGCCAAAGGCTGAAACTCAAACGTGATGGTTTTACAAAAGCAGGCAAGCAATACAAGTAAAATACAGTTATACAGTTATACAGTTATAGAACCACAAAATATAGGCAAGcaatataatgatataatgatataatatgaaagtaagctacaaatatatcaaagcatcaacataaaaatatttcaattacaaATGCCAAGTAATAAAAAGAGAGTATGGATGACCAGCATCCACGCCCTCGgcaaaaaagaacatgtcaaacaaCATTATTTTAATGCAGGCAAAACCTTATCTAAACAAACATCAGAATACATAACATAAGAGCATATTACATTTCAACAAACTATATGAAACCACTAATGATCAATTATCGGAAAGATCATtaataattatgaaaacaaaaccaaataatgtgatcaagcaattaacaaaatataatgcaaaatgaatcaaaatatgaaccAATAATTATGAGGAACACGCAAAGGCAAGAGTAAATAGGGAACCCTTGAATAACGAAGAGGTCACCAGTACATATGAGCAACATTaagatgcaacaaagtataatGATAAACAATTCAATCATAAATACAACAAATATAATAAAGCATTAATGAAACCGGTTATCATGAGCATACAAAGACAAAATATTATATGGAACCCTGGAGGAGCAAAGGTCGCCAGTACATGCATCCTCAGCCTAGATCCTCAGCATCCGGCTCTTGAAACAAGCAGGGAATCCGAGCACAAGAAAAATAAGCAAAACACACAACCCTGGTGGAGCAGAGGTTGCTAGCACATGCATCCACAACCAAGATCTTCAGCATCTGGTTCTTGATGAAGCAGGGTAttacaaattttgaaacatgtgtGTCTTGAGCAATGTTTTGAAACAAGCAGCAGATGGAGCGGAACGGATGTTTTCTGGTAAGGTGTTCCATAGTGCGGGTGCAGCTGACGCAAAAGCTCTATCGCCGTAAAACTGCGTAGATGAGCGGCGTGTAACAGACAGAAGAGTTTTGGAAGATGAGCGAAGATGACGTTTGGGCTTGTACAATGAAATGATGTCAGATATGTAGCGTGGAGCAAGGTCGTTGATCGCTTTATAGGTGAGAAGAAGGATCTTATAAGCTGTACGCTGTTTGACCGGGAGCCAGTGAAGGGAATGGAGAACTGGAGAGATGTGTTCGTGACGAGATACGCGTGCGACAAGTCTGGCAGCCGTATTCTGGACTCGTTGAAGCTTGTTGATGTCGGAACAAGGAAGACCATACAGGGCAGAATTGCATGAATCCAAACGCGATGTAACAAAAGCGTGAACCAGTCGCGCACATGTTGTATCATCTAAAACATTGCGAATTTGGCCGATACGACGAATTGCTGTGAGAGCACCTTTGCAAGTGTTGGAAATGTGGTCTTTCATTCGAAGCTCGTCGTCGAAATGGACACCAAGATTGCGAGCGCACGATGACGCGTTGATCTCTGAATCACCAATTGTAACAGTAAGAGATGGGGATGATGTATTTGAAAAACGTGATCTGAAATGAAGAACTTCGGTTTTAGCATCATTGAGAACAAGTTTATTTGATGGCCCACAATTTCACATCCTGGATACATTTCTCAATTCTGGAGACTGCTGAATCTCTATCCTCTGGAGGGAATGTGAGGTAGAGTTGCGTGTCGTCTGCATAAACGATAGTGTTGATACCATGGCTGTTAATGATGTCCTGAAGAGGAGCACTGTACAAGGTGAAAATAAGAGGGCCCGCTACAGAGCCTTGAGGAACTCCCCATTTAAGGGGAACCTTCTCCGACAAATCATTTGAGATGTTGACAGACTGCGTGCGGCCATCTAAGTACGAGGTGAACCAGTCCAATGCTGTTCCCGTGATACCATACCGCGATGAAAGACGTTTCAGTAGGATGGCATGATCGATGGTATCAAACGCGGATGAAAAATCCAGAAGGACTAACAGGGCCTCATGACGAACATCCAGAGCACACAAAATGTCATTCATGACGCAAAGAGTGGCAGATTCGGTGCTATGGTGGGGGCGGTATGCAGACTGTGCCCTAGTATAGAATCGTGTTCAGCTAGGTAGGTCTGCAACTGAGCAACTGCAGCACGTTCAATTAACTTGCCGAGGTACGCTAAATTCGAAATTGGACGGAAGTTAGCTAGATTGTCGACATCCAGATTCACTTTCTTGAGAAGAGGTATCACGTGGGCATGCTTGAGAGACGCCGGGAACTTTCCAGATGATAGGGACTTGTTCACAATGCAGGTAAGCACAGGTAAGATTGGCTCAATGCACTCCTTAAAAGTGCACGTGGGTAAAGGGTCCAGCTGACAAGATGTTATGGACGATGAACGAATGATCTTCTGCAAGTCTTCCTCAGATACATGATcaaaatttgagaaagtgctggtACAGGGAGCAGAGAGGTCATCAAGAAGCATCGATACCGGCGACGAATCAAGGCGTTCTCGAAGTGCATTGATCTTTTGGTGAAAGAAGTCCGCAAACCGCTTGGCAAGGTCACCTTTGTTCGTATGGGATGGAAAGATGGTGTCAGATTTAGGCTTCGAGAGCTTGTCCACTACACGAAAAAGATCTTTATGATCCGCACGTTCAATCTCCTTCCGGTGAAAAGATGACTTAGATTCATTGAGCATGTTTCTATAGTTGACGCATTGTTCCTTGTAGAGATCTTGGTGAACAGACAGCCCAGTGCGTTTGTATTTTCTCTCGCGACGGCGCTTCTCCTGTTTGGCTGCCCGTAGCGCATCATCGTACCAGGGAGCGTGAGGGCGAAGAATAACGTTTCGCTCCACAACAGGGGCATGGGCGTCGATGATTTCACTCAGAACATCAGTGTATTGCTCAGTCAAAGAATCCAGATCACTAGCAGGATCACAGAGTAAGGAAGATTCCATGATATCTTTGTGGAATGACACAATATCAACGTTGCGCAATTTGCGGCCACGTATCATCTTCCTTGTCGGCGGCGGACGAGAGATGTTAATCAGACATTTGACCGCAGAGTGAAATGAAGGAAGATCATCATGAATTGATGTCGAAGTGACAAGGTCATCATCCTTGTAAGATATTAGAAGATCCAAGGTGTGATTTCCCTTAGAATAGGTTGGACCAGTGACGTGCTGAAGTAAATTGTAAGACTCCAAAATGTTTAGAAAAACAGACGATTCTCGATCATCAGGAGTGTCCACGTGAATATTGAAATCTCCAGCCAGCAGGATCCTTGACGAGGATGCAGTACAGGTTTCTAGCAGAGAGGAAAATTCATCTTGAAAAGCGGAGAAAGTGAACTTGTTTATGCGATTAGGTGGTGGTCGGTACAGGACGATTAAACGGAACGAAGATGACTGAGAAGTTACGTTCAAGTCCAAGTACTCAAATGTACTAAAATCACCGGTGGTGTTGAAGTCAACATTAATACCCTTGCGAACGATCACAGCAACCCCGCCACCTCTTGAATTGAGACGATGCTTGTGATGGATGACAAAATGCGGAAGAGTATTCTGGATATCAGCGATTGCACGATTATCTCGAACAGTCCCGGTAAGCCAAGTTTCTGTAATGGCTAACACATCgacatgatgatggataataaaaTCACAAATAGCACTAGATTTCTTTTTTGCTTTCATGGAGCGAGCATTCCATACCGCAAAACAAATATTTGGAGCATTATGGGCACTATCTCTATTAAGCGGAATGCTAATAAGATTGTTCTTATTTACTGATGATGAAGCGGTGCATTTTGGGATTCTGTTCTTTATGCAAGTTTTTATTGACCGCTTTTTGTGTTTGCCAGCTCTGCAACCTCTGATTTCTTGATCAATACGAGAATAGTTATTGTTTATCACACTTTTTCGCTCAGACGATCGATTGGGTGGAAAGAGCAAGAACGGTCTCATGATGAATAAAATGAAGACAATTAAGTACTATACAACAGTCAACAGTAAACATGTAGCGTAGCTAGTATAGTAAAACGCAATGTATATCAATAGCATATAATAACATCGATGAACGTTCAAGTTCGAAgaatgaaaaatgtcaaaataacacGGAACAGTTTAAAACTTTTAGCGATTGAGTTCACTTTGGTATACCAGATGTACTTACGAAGCATCAACAGCAAAATATTCTTGATAAAAACGATTAAATCCGTAGAAATTATCGAAAATAATGGAGCAAAAAATTTATGCGGCAGTTCGAGATCAGCGTTCGAGATCAGCGCCCTCatgtaaataataggcctatgatatcttgataatgataatgataatatgtcGCACACCTCTTATAACTTAGTAATTTAGGCTTAGGCATATACAGCCTATATCATGAATTTTCTCTGcaaattaattttactgttctaaccatgtcaaaagacttggtcaagtctaaagCAACAGAGGGTATACAATATAATGTCACTCATGTCAACCTCATCATCAATATAACATATTGACAtcgtataaggtaccacgggcaattcgaatgataatacagataaaaacaggtgatgggtatttggaatcgaactacacaCCTGTGCCTCTATCACCTTAAAGCTGTCCCATGTCTCATCCCTGCATAAACCAACCGAGCTTAACCGTaaaggtataacaattgatattGTTAAGCTTTATAGAAATCAGTTCAATGTTTAAATTGGACACACCTCAGTGATCCGAATACATTAATGTCCATATTTGTGGAATATAGTATTGgcgagttgtgatttactttgcagagtttataaactacgttttaaaatactgcagcattctctgtgtggtagcatgtaggcctatagtgtggCGTAACATGTGATGGTGTGTAGGGCGGTTGCTTGTTTTAGGGTGCGCTTATCTTTTAATATGGCCATTTGTGGCATATTAAAACTTGATCCGTTGTCctatacaaaaacaatttggttttgaaatattgtacacatttcacgttaaaacgtcatcaattatgcctgccgaaaaatgtacattttcctaatttttgcccttgccttgtggtattattttcttagggtgattgaggtaaaatgtttgactgaatgaaacatttatgtaatatgaaggtatatgctgaaatgtatgtttttatttttgtctttctttctttttgttcacaattaatgataagacacaaatatatcctaaacctaaccccaaccataaccctaTAAACGTCGCCTTAACACGTAACCTAAgttttaatcctaaacctaaacctagccccAAACCTTATCTAACCCCTGACTCTCTGAATCCCAATTTTAACTTCCAACTCCTCACCTATGCACACATTCCACCTTGCAACCCTTAAtactcacacacacacatcccACACACCCCCTACAGCACCCACATCAATAAATCCACACTCCGTCGACTTAAAACACACACCTACCCCGGGCTACccccaaataggcctaccccattcTGACCTAACTCTAATTATAATAATAACTCGACACTAAATTCTACTAATAACTCTCACTAAATTACtctaaaaataattatacatgttggaATATAAAAAATTGGTTGTCGTTTTTTCCGATGTATGCCCAGCCTACTTTATCGAATGGTTTATAGTCCAATAGAGGCTGAAAGCGATATTTATGAAAAAATGCTAgctccagatcacaataaggctattgaacagtgtatagaATAAGCCGGTCCCTGTAAATTTTAGTCGTTAGCCGAAGCGATCAATGTTTAGAAGGCTTTTAGAACATATTTTGGCAGTAGAAAAATGATCTGGACAGTATCGCGGCCAGAGACTAAGTTCGGTTTTATACATTAAGCGTATATTGACAACCTACATTGAGACCCCTtgaaatgatgataaatatatcGACACTGCATCCAGAGCTGCTCAGAGTGACACATGTTTTTAGTTATGAAGTATTGCAATGGAATGTTACCAGGAAAATGTGGATTTATACTAATTCAAGACACCAATCGGAAGAAACATAGTAACCACTGTGCAACGCTTGTGTTTGGCCTTCTTATGTGTGAAATTTCGAGGCAAggcggtgagtaaaaaaaaattaaatcaatggatttatgctaaaaaattccataacatcaattctgtagatatgacatataAAGGCAAAACTCAGCACTAAAGTGGACGTATTGAATAGGATGCATTTACTAAATACACACAAATTTGGGTTTCTTCGCCAACGGAATGGGTGTAGAAGTCTTTTTCGTTAAAAAGTGggacatttttttcaattttgatggaCAAAATTGCAATAAGAAATAGGCGTTTCAAGGTTGCAAAATTACGATGAATTGTGTGCACAAACGATACCAATTAAGGCACATGCCTTaccctcaagttgaaagtaagtaCCGTAATTATTTATATAGAGTGTGCAACATATTAAGGCGAACTTCTGGCGAAATCGATGCAAAGTCaattcatgaaatcttcgttgccactagaaagtgcgtgagcaataatgtaacatcaaatatacacgcctatttacataatttcctaagaccttacacaagtgatcaggctcaaatataaaactagagagtttggtcattgatatgcaccatcaattttgaacctatgatcaatattgctaggcaaaaattcacatcaaacatggcaaatttctctcatttcggagatatttgaaacaatacagctcgaccccttaaatcaaaatacattataacgtctttatggaaaaacttcaatcaagcacgaacattaattaatttactctacaaaatgaacactgacaactaagaaaacaaacaagtagcctaaagatgacttcgtataggtctttagaaactttcataaatgggaccaagtttaaaaaagggtgaaaagccacacaggaaagattttttaaacttggcccctttttacgttttgaaacgtgttttggtagatattaattcttttttgaggtaaaaagatattgcgcggtaagtggttctttgtagccatgcgaggcgaagtagttggatatccatatttcgcggttaatggttctttgtagccctgcgggcaaactagttggatatccatatttcgcgatgagtggttttttgaagcttcgaggggcaaactagttggatatccatatttcgcggttagcagttctttgtagccctgcggggcaaattagttggatatccatatttcgcggttagcagttttttgtagccctgcggggcaaactagtcggatatccatatttcgcggtgagtggttttttacagcttcgaggggcaaactagttggatatccatatttcgcggatagcagttttttgtagccctgcgggggcctatgttcgatatcctcattgcgcggttagtggtttttaaacgacctgtaaccaccccaatcagctgcatggggtaaaaagaattatttaaaaaataatagctgaaccctatagttcagccagggactggaaacgacatattgatgactatatatagagtgtattcaataaacccaagcggaacgagagctgctaagtaaccgctatcctaaccataaacacatgcattaggctgcgttcacatagaagtatactattcgggtatacggtgcacgttttacaggtgcacgcgtatatagttcaatcgagcaaggcaatttcatagtaccgggtcacacaaggctacgatcgcatagaagtatactattcgggtatacgatgcacgttttgcaggtgcacgcgtatagattaaatcgagcaaggtgatttcatagtaccgggtcacataggagctattcgaaaaggccgtatacctgcgtatagtatagtatagtgggaatcgcgcgtgttcgattttagtgcagcgtataccgtccaaattttaaaaacctaaaccatatgtgggcaaattcatttttttaatagatgtactatctaattctgcacattatgacacctcattgaatgcaatgtgacctcaagaagtaaagttacaagcatttgataagacgaagaaaatgggtaaactgacatactcgctattcgctatacgaaatacgctcattcgatcaggctgagttcacatagtatactcctatatgaactcagcctgtacgaatgagcgtatttcgtatagcgaataccgtataccgtatacttctatgtgaactcagccttatcagacaacgagtgttccatttcctcatagcttctcacgttgtacacacgtcagtcgaatttggcggtgttggattgttagccctccaagttataacatcgttcactctgtgatgatatcatttcaagaggtcacttcccgattaacatgattaagctaaacagcccatggaagaattttatgcatgatcactgagcaaccacatcaatgatgtagtaatgaataccctctattgttatcggattaatttttacgaccttcgattacatggcagtagcaacgaggacacggtgtttgatttcactcacataatagatcaatattgaccttcatccagcaaggatcagccaagcactacagtggccaagcacgaaaggtttcttgttatctcttcaagtatttttaccttaggtctataatcataatgcaggcctaaatcccgggcctaaattaagtgtactgttcgagtaggaggatttgtttgatattattcttgattttgaataatattatagtacctgtttgtttccatatcggttattaaaattacaattcaccacatacacattccagtttgcgagaggtgtataatgaataaatgaataggtgttattatttcgaattataattatttagggagagtgttttaggattttgttagaaaagggatgattgttgatcatgtttattttattgttgtatgtattttcctgtcattccctgcaaacctaataaagatattttgataattgaaaatagtctgtatcataaatcgtagaggttgaaagagtcaacaagcgtcagaaattataatttgccatgaatcttcggtcatattttcatttgaaatataactggatgttagggtctgcatgcatggtatgcatagtatgatgatatacatacactgacctttccctaaaactattaagcagcaagttgtgtatcacacccaccatgggttcgaacccctttattgttttttattgttaaacctgaatagcgtgattacttttgaatgagcggcagcacacatatttttttcctcacatcttctctgtagtacaaagctgtctttttatctagtgtttagacaatgtttactcaaccattgctatcaatggatgttgccatttttgacgatttctaacttttgaaatgcccaaaatgaatcaataaaaccgtgtataagatatttgcggggatatttgggcgcgattacaaaaaattacaaaataaatgggcacttctgggttgggtatctatagaggccctgcatgaaattaaatgattggctccaaacaaagaatttgaaccggtgtccttcaccgtagagcgtgtttatagtggtgtacggtatttatacggaaTCCTTATACGTATATGGcattaggatggaatgtgacttatccgttatctcggctatttatagtggcaaccaatagcgctattctgaatccgaggtggttgaactctgcgtgttcgaggtcaccgcaatgcaatgtgggaggcacaaatattttcacagtttcaaatagtttgccgtcgcaacgataccggcctattttttaacattattgctacagtactgtaccatatttctaggtgatgtgttattacagtgatacatttgagctgggagagttatacgaccctgctccacttccttgaataacggtatcgttaatccctgtctgtttatagtggccgtatacggaattaatatactgcaatatccatcgatatcgaaggatatcagttccgtataatatgtgcggcaaatagcgctattggtctgtttatagtggcgaccaataccgtataagatgtacttatactctaaataccggataatctggctcactataaacacgctcgtagttatggcggagtacagtccattcaatcaaatgttgtcatcaacctatttgatcgtagtgcagggttatgtgtgtgagacgaactgtcacggtagattgcaatcatgcttttgttgaatgcatttgagtagtctgccatatttacgggatgatacgtcacatcagagaagatgagaaaagaggagatcgctcgaacatataatccgattacccacagttaacatctattcacttttctttgtttggggtacttaaaacaccacttgaaacttcct of Amphiura filiformis unplaced genomic scaffold, Afil_fr2py scaffold_106, whole genome shotgun sequence contains these proteins:
- the LOC140144971 gene encoding uncharacterized protein — encoded protein: MKAKKKSSAICDFIIHHHVDVLAITETWLTGTVRDNRAIADIQNTLPHFVIHHKHRLNSRGGGVAVIVRKGINVDFNTTGDFSTFEYLDLNVTSQSSSFRLIVLYRPPPNRINKFTFSAFQDEFSSLLETCTASSSRILLAGDFNIHVDTPDDRESSVFLNILESYNLLQHVTGPTYSKGNHTLDLLISYKDDDLVTSTSIHDDLPSFHSAVKCLINISRPPPTRKMIRGRKLRNVDIVSFHKDIMESSLLCDPASDLDSLTEQYTDVLSEIIDAHAPVVERNVILRPHAPWYDDALRAAKQEKRRRERKYKRTGLSVHQDLYKEQCVNYRNMLNESKSSFHRKEIERADHKDLFRVVDKLSKPKSDTIFPSHTNKGDLAKRFADFFHQKINALRERLDSSPVSMLLDDLSAPCTSTFSNFDHVSEEDLQKIIRSSSITSCQLDPLPTCTFKECIEPILPVLTCIVNKSLSSGKFPASLKHAHVIPLLKKVNLDVDNLANFRPISNLAYLGKLIERAAVAQLQTYLAEHDSILGHSLHTAPTIAPNLPLFAS